AAGATTAGAATTTTCATTAAAAGAAACAACTCCCAAAGATACAGATTCATAAAATTTAGAAATTAGAGGAACAAAAAAAGATTTCAAAGCAAACCTTTTAGCCACAACATCCATAGCTAACAACAAAGGATACCCTGAGCCCGTCCTTAAATCAGAACCTTTAGCAACACCAATAACAAAAACGCCATTTTTGACACAATTTAAAACCACAGAATCATACAAATCAACGTGTTCACCAAAATCCAAATCGCCATCAAGAACAACACAGCAATGTTTATTATCAAAACATAAAGAACACACAAGTTCCAACTCTAGCTTCCTTCTAAAACCATTAATAATACCAACAAAGTCAACACTCTTAGAACTATCATCTAAATAAACGAATTCTTCTCTAACAACTCCTAAGGCCACATTTTCAGCAGTTAAAACTATTCGCCCATTTATTTTATCCAAAACTCCACTCACAAAATATTCATCAGAAGAAACTTCAACCTTCTTCTCGCCAACATAAGCAACATAAGCAACCCTTAAAAAAGAGACACAAAAAAGAGGATTACAAAACAAAACAGAAGAACCACCATCAATAAAAAAAAATTTTTTATCAGTAAAAACAGATTTTAAAGAAAAAAAATCATTAATGGACAAAGAATTCAAATCAACGCCTGAATTAGCACTGCCAAAACAAAAAGAAAAATCCACATTAGAATCTACAGTCAAAACCGAACTAATCCTCTTAAATATTTCATCCATAAAAAACAAGAACAACTAAACCATATAAAAATATTAACATCTAAACCTCGAAAAAAAAAGAATTATCAAAGTCCCAATTCACTATGAAAAGGCTTAGGCATATTAGAAGGCGTCTTAAGCTTCATATATTGTTTAATCGTATCATGTAACTTATAAGTTTTAATCCATAAATCAGTCTTCAAAAAATCAATCTGTTTTTTATAAATCCTCTTAATAAACCACTCATCAAAATATTTCAAAATGGGATGATTCCTCCAAGAATGCATATAGTCCAAAACAACCCAAGAAGTGCACCTAAGAATAAGATCTCCTTTATTAGTACCAATTTGCTGACCTTTATGAGTCACTTTGTGCTTACCCATATTCAAAGTTTGAAAATCAAGCTTGAGATAATACTTATAATACTTATTATTGCTAGGAATATGATGAGTTCTCCACCAAATGTGATGCTCAGAATTGCCATTACCAAGAATTTTCTCAAAATACAACGTCTCAATTTTCTCATTACCTGTATCTGGAGAAGTGAAATTATACATTTTAAACCACTCATGAATTAACTTGTATATATTCTTTAAATGAAAAATATCCTCGTGCTCAATCTCAAAAGTAGCAACGAACTGAGAATGCAACTTATCCGTAGGATCAAACTTTAAATCAGGCATAAATACCTTATTAAAAAAAACATTATATAAATTTAATGATTTTCAAGGCAAATATCAAATTCTTAGATTTTTTGACACAAATAAAACACCACAACCAATAATTTTTTAAAACAACAACAAAATAAGCGTATAAACAACCATTCAAAAAAAAACAAAGATAAACAAAAGAAGTAACTTATGCATCAACTAAATTACCTTTTCTAGCCCAAAACACTAACAAAAAATAAATCGGAATGCAAAATACCAAAACTCCAACACCAATAATCCTAAAAAAATCCAAATATCCAACTCTTGAACCCATAAAAAAAAGAACGGATGTCAAAACAAAAAAAGGAATTAAAATAATAAGACTTGAAAAAGAATAAAATAATTTCCTATCAAAAGAATTCAGATATCTAGACGCCAGTAAACTATTACCCCCACCAAGCATACTAGCTCCAAAAATACTAAATAAATTAGCTAAAACCAAAGCAGGCAAAAAACTATTCATAGATAAGGCTAACGGAAAAAAAGAAACAAGAACAGAGCCAAACACCAACAAAGGAGACAAACCAAGATACTTATTAAACCTAGAAGCAATTATCGGCCCGAAAATAGAAAACACTAAAGGAATACCAAAAACAAAAACAAGATTCATAAATTTGCCCAAAAAAATAGGCTCAAATTCCGAATAAATATAAACTCCTGCCAAACTATAAGTTGCTGACTGAAAAACCGCCAAGAACAAAGTAGCAAGACCTAACATCAAAAGATGTTTATTATATAAAAACCTCTTACCTTTTCTAAAAACAGATTCGATAAAATAAGTCTTAAATTCAAAAAAAGATAATTTCTTAGTAAAATTTCTAAACTTCATCCTAGAAAGCCAATAAGAAGACAAAATAAAAACAATAGTTGTTAACTCAAAAGCAATCAAAAAACCATGCAAACGAAAACTAAAATCAAAACCAAAAACACTCAAACTAAATAAAACCCCTGACAAAGGAACCAAATCCATCAAAACCGCACTACCTAAAAAACCAAAAAACATCAATAAAACACCAAAAAACGCAGTAGTAGGAGACACCAACACACTAAAACCCTTACTAGAACTCTCTCTAAACGTCCTGAATAAATCACCATAAATAACAACACCTACAGAACCAACTAAAAAACTAACTGCGAAAAGCCAAATAGAACCAAGAGAAACCGCCAACGCAATAAACAAAAAACTAAACCCAAAAACCAAACCACTAAAATTAATAAACCACACTCTAAAATTAGCTTTATCATAATACTCTCTAAAAAAAGTGGAAAAAAAAGTGGTGATGCAAGTCCTTAAAACATTCAAAAACCCAATCAAAAAAAAACCTGCACCCGTTAAATAAAACAAAACACTTAAAACCTGATTAGACGCCAAACCAAATCCAAACCTATCTAAAAAATACTTTTTCTTAGACAAACTATCATTAGAAACGAAATCATTATGATCTGCATACTCCCGGGCAATACTTTTCATAGCAACAACTATATCCGACTCAGCATACCCCGCTTTCAAAAGTTTCCTATTAACATCAGAAATGGACAAACCACTCCTCAAATAAGATTCAATATCTTTTAACAACTCACCCATAAATAACCCAAAAACAAAATACAAAACCACGTTTTTAAAGTTTTCGAAGTAAAAACATAAAAACAATACAAAAAGTATTAAAAACCCACAAAAAAGGAACAAAACATAAAAACCAAAAAAAGAATCCAAAAAAATGCCAAAAAAACTAATACTAACAAAAATATTTGAAATGAATATACATCAAACAATAACTACCGAACCACAAATAATAACAAAAAACAAAGAAAACTACGTACTAATACCTACTGAAAACGGAGAATTACTAAGCATAGACAAAAAAGGAAACCTAAATTGGAAATTTGATACAAAAGAAGAAACAAATGAAATAGAAAAACTTTTCGTAGATACAAAAACAGGGCATGGTATAAACAGCAAACCTTTGTTAACAACAACAAATGACAAAACTAACATAATCTTTGGAAA
The DNA window shown above is from Candidatus Woesearchaeota archaeon and carries:
- a CDS encoding DNA double-strand break repair nuclease NurA; this encodes MDEIFKRISSVLTVDSNVDFSFCFGSANSGVDLNSLSINDFFSLKSVFTDKKFFFIDGGSSVLFCNPLFCVSFLRVAYVAYVGEKKVEVSSDEYFVSGVLDKINGRIVLTAENVALGVVREEFVYLDDSSKSVDFVGIINGFRRKLELELVCSLCFDNKHCCVVLDGDLDFGEHVDLYDSVVLNCVKNGVFVIGVAKGSDLRTGSGYPLLLAMDVVAKRFALKSFFVPLISKFYESVSLGVVSFNENSNLLFRLDYFSFQSDHLADLLCGLCFFSCDSALLGYPYGLIEVDDLARVSVEETNFLKIEFFEKFKDSDSLEFIDNLWEVHSFLDNMKF